Genomic segment of Sporanaerobacter acetigenes DSM 13106:
TTTCTCCGCCAGTATATTCATATTGTCCGCTATAAATTTTTTTGTTGTGCTCAAGGTACAGCTTTATTGTTGGCTTTTCTTGTATTAGTTCATACTCAACCTTCAATTCACCTGGCAATTTTATAGTTGCTTTTCCTCCATATATAAGTCCTGAATTTTCACCTTCTCTAGGAATATCTCTATTTGTTATTTCTCCGAATCGAACTAAATAAGTTGATTTCCTTTCTTCTTTCCCTTCTTTATTGAAAAGGGATATATAGTTTTCTTTGAAGTTTTGTCCAACTACATCTACTTTTTCTCCACCTTGTCTTTTCCCTACACTTGGAGTTATTGTACCTATCTTTGGATTTGAGCCTTCATAGGTATATTTTATCTTTGGAGATGTTCCTGCATCATTGTTGACTATATATACATCTACTACACCTTGAATAGCACTTTTAGGTGTCACGACTCTAATATATCCTTTGTCATTGAACTCTACTATTTTAGCTTCATTGTTCCCAAAATAGACTTTAGGCAACACTGGAGAACTGCAGTATTCCTTGTAGTTATTCACTACTCTATTTAGTGGTTTTTTCATTGTGCAGTCATTGTGAGATTTCATATTCGTCCATTTGCCATTTCTGTCTATATCCTCGTAGTTTTTATCTCCATCCTTTGGTATTTCCCCTTTGTAGGGTTCAAAAAACCTGAAATCATATCCCCATATCTCTACTATTTCATATCCTGCTGCAGAACCTTTTATAGGATTGATTTTATCTATTCTTGGTCTACTCGAAGCTATAACATAACAAAACAAATCTTCTCTACTAGCCGAACCACCATCTTCATTGACTACTACTATTGGAACAAACTTTTTATCAGTTATAAAATCAGTATCTACATCTCCTGGATATTTTGGTACTTTTACAGTTATAGATTTGTAGTTTGGATTTACTTTCAAATCCTTCTCAGGTATTTTCACTCCTGATATATATACTTCTGATGTATCCTCAAAGTTTTCTCCATAAATAGTTATTTCATATCCTCCTTCTACAGAACCCTGACTTGGAGCGATATAGTTTATTTTAGGTCTTGATTGAGGTATCAAATATTCAAATCCATTTTTTACAACATAGCTCTTAGTATCTGGATTCCTTACAATTACATCATAAAATCCAGGTATAGATTTTTCGGGAATACTAACCCAGATTTCATTTTTATTTCTTACCTTTGCTCTATGTCCTGTTATAACTCCAGTTTGTCCATCAATTTCATATGGGGTACAGAATGTAAAAGTATTGTTGTTTATTTTTATGGAATCATTTTTAACTTCCACATCATACGACTTTCCTCCTTGAAGTGCTTTGATAGAATTTCCATCTAAAACTATTTCATAAGAATCATTTTTGCCATCTGATAATGTAACTTTTCCCATATCGTCAACTTCTAACAAATAATACTTTTCATTACTTTTTAATATCAAGCTATCATGATAATCTGCTACCCTTAAATATTTGGTGCCAAATTCATTTTCTCCAATAGAAAGAAGACTATAATCAAATTTTATAGTAAATTCTTTACTGCTTTCATTGTTTTTTAATTTTAATATTTCTTTCTCGGATGTTACTTCATATTCCTTGCCATCATTATCTATGGCTATAATTTTATTGTCACCTTCAATATTTGCCATACTGAATGTGTATGATTGACTTTCCCCAGTTATAACTGGATGTCCTTCATAATCTACATATATAGAATAGATATCTTGTCCCTCTTTAATTTCTGCACTTTTGTAATAAGGTGAAAGCTTTAAGTATTGTTTTTTTGTCCAAGGGTCTTCATCTATAAACATCAGTCTTTTATCTTTTATAGTTGGAACTTCGTAATTCTCCTTTAAAGCATTTTTCCCATTTTCCTCATAATACCTGTTTACATCATCCTTCCCAAGGAAAACTCTTGTCCCTATTAGCTTATATATACCTAATCCTGACAAATCATTGACCGTTTGATCTGGCTTTAAAAAGTTGTTTCCCTTTACAACTACCAATGTGTCTTTTGTCCCTTTGTTTGGTGCTATAGATGTAATCTTGGGATCTATGTTCATGGTCTTTACATATATAAACTCATGGGTGTCACTACCTCCATCTGGGTTCATGACTTGTAGAATATTTTCTCCTTCTCTTCCTTTGGGAGCTTTGAATTTCAATGTTCCTCTAGTTGTTTGTTTATCTATATCCCTTGTCACATTTTGTATTTCTTTGCCATCAATAAATACTTTTATACCATCTTGAAAATTTCTACCTTCAATTGTTATTTCTTCTCCACCTTCTACTGTAACAATATAAGGGTCTACTTTTTCTATAATAGGACTACTAGTGACTGTGACAAATTTTATAAGATCATTTTTATAATTATAAAGCCCTTTTTCATTTGAATCCCTCTTTGGATTTGCTACAGCTATAGGAAGGGAAGTATTTATATTCTTGTCTGATATTTTTCTACCCTTTGGAATAGTGACAACAATGGAATCTCCTACTTCGTTTCCACCTACCCCAGTGACAATACCACCGTTTTTATCCAAAACTTCAAATATGGCATTTTCTATAACTTCATATTTTATTTCTCCATCTTCTTTTCTATTGTCAGAACTTCCATAGTATACCTTCCCATCTTCTTTTCTTTCTATAATTATTTGCCCTGTATCTTCACCTGAACCACCTATAATTACTTTTGGATAGTTGGTCTTGAAATCATTGCCTTCTTTATATCTAAATACATTAAAGTTTTTCCCTTGTATAGAAAGTATAGTATCATGGGATGTTTCTTTATTGTCATTGCTGTCATTTGTAACTTCAATTTTATCTGGAGTTACTTTTTCAATGACTGGATCCTGATAGCTAGGAAGAAAAGTATAACCCTTATCTAATTTTGCTACTTCTGTAAACACATACTTTTCTGTTGCACTTATTTCTATAGTAGTTGTTATCTCTACAATTACATCCTTTCTTGGATCTTTCAGGTCTTTTTCATCTATAGTTTTAGTTTTTACATATAAGGTATCTAGTTTGTCATCTCCCTTGATAAATTGGTTTTTCCCAATATGAGCATCTTCAAACAATGCATCTCTACCAATAGTCACTAGAAAATCCCTAGTTATAGAATTTACTTCTTTTTCATTATATTTTACACCGCTATGCTCATAATCAATTTTCAGCTTTACTGGCTCATCTAATCCTTTTTTTATTATCTCTACATCTTTGTCAGTAACTTCATTTATATTTCCCTCTAAACCATTTATCTTCAATTCATCAAGTCTATATCCATATATAGCCACATAAGAACCAGCACTCGTTCCTTGATTAGGTACTACCTTGTATATTTGAGGACCTACACTTGCATCCACTACATAAAATTCACCAACAACTTGCTCCTTTGTGATTAAATTTGACATATCAAGTCCCGGCTTTTTATATGAATCTAAATTGTTTGTCAAAATAACTTTATATGTCTTCCCTGATTCAAGCTTAGGAACCTTTATTTTTATAATTCTATTTGCATCAGTTGTATCAGGATATTGTGGGTCTGTCCCCATGTTTTCATATAAAAATGGCTTTGTTTCATCTTCTAGAAAAAATACTGAAAATTTTTCTTTTTTGTTTTTTATAGTTATAGTTACTTCTGTACCTACAGTTCCTCTATTTGGGTATATAGTTACCTCTTCATCCTTTATCTCCATTCCTTCATAAATTCTAAATAAATCGTTGTAATTGTATGTAGTCTCTACTGGTATTCCTGTTTCTGTTTTTGTACTCTTTATGATTATGTGATTCATACCTTTGTCTAGTTTTTTAAGAGTATTAGAATCTAAAGTCACTTTAGTATCGTTATCGAATTTACCTGAAATATCTTGAGTATTGGCAAATACCTTCACATCACTACTTGTCACTTTTAAATTTTGTCCTTCTATTTCAATTTTAGGGTCTGCCGAGTTTATATCAATTGTTGAAGGAATAACTTTCCCTATTTTAGGCATTCCTGTTTCATCTATTGTATATGGTTTTCCTGCTATTTGAAGTTTGGAAATTTGTTTTTCTGGATCTATTTTGAATTGCAAGAAATAATCATTACTTCCTGGCCCCGGAGTCCCTAGAACTTGGTATTCTCCTCCACCAGTAGGCATATATAATACTT
This window contains:
- a CDS encoding IPT/TIG domain-containing protein, with the protein product MKKNRLLCTILAISMIVGILPLGEIAYGAEGEVKVEKIEIYRTFKDTSDKGTYSIAITGSGLSRTQVLYMPTGGGEYQVLGTPGPGSNDYFLQFKIDPEKQISKLQIAGKPYTIDETGMPKIGKVIPSTIDINSADPKIEIEGQNLKVTSSDVKVFANTQDISGKFDNDTKVTLDSNTLKKLDKGMNHIIIKSTKTETGIPVETTYNYNDLFRIYEGMEIKDEEVTIYPNRGTVGTEVTITIKNKKEKFSVFFLEDETKPFLYENMGTDPQYPDTTDANRIIKIKVPKLESGKTYKVILTNNLDSYKKPGLDMSNLITKEQVVGEFYVVDASVGPQIYKVVPNQGTSAGSYVAIYGYRLDELKINGLEGNINEVTDKDVEIIKKGLDEPVKLKIDYEHSGVKYNEKEVNSITRDFLVTIGRDALFEDAHIGKNQFIKGDDKLDTLYVKTKTIDEKDLKDPRKDVIVEITTTIEISATEKYVFTEVAKLDKGYTFLPSYQDPVIEKVTPDKIEVTNDSNDNKETSHDTILSIQGKNFNVFRYKEGNDFKTNYPKVIIGGSGEDTGQIIIERKEDGKVYYGSSDNRKEDGEIKYEVIENAIFEVLDKNGGIVTGVGGNEVGDSIVVTIPKGRKISDKNINTSLPIAVANPKRDSNEKGLYNYKNDLIKFVTVTSSPIIEKVDPYIVTVEGGEEITIEGRNFQDGIKVFIDGKEIQNVTRDIDKQTTRGTLKFKAPKGREGENILQVMNPDGGSDTHEFIYVKTMNIDPKITSIAPNKGTKDTLVVVKGNNFLKPDQTVNDLSGLGIYKLIGTRVFLGKDDVNRYYEENGKNALKENYEVPTIKDKRLMFIDEDPWTKKQYLKLSPYYKSAEIKEGQDIYSIYVDYEGHPVITGESQSYTFSMANIEGDNKIIAIDNDGKEYEVTSEKEILKLKNNESSKEFTIKFDYSLLSIGENEFGTKYLRVADYHDSLILKSNEKYYLLEVDDMGKVTLSDGKNDSYEIVLDGNSIKALQGGKSYDVEVKNDSIKINNNTFTFCTPYEIDGQTGVITGHRAKVRNKNEIWVSIPEKSIPGFYDVIVRNPDTKSYVVKNGFEYLIPQSRPKINYIAPSQGSVEGGYEITIYGENFEDTSEVYISGVKIPEKDLKVNPNYKSITVKVPKYPGDVDTDFITDKKFVPIVVVNEDGGSASREDLFCYVIASSRPRIDKINPIKGSAAGYEIVEIWGYDFRFFEPYKGEIPKDGDKNYEDIDRNGKWTNMKSHNDCTMKKPLNRVVNNYKEYCSSPVLPKVYFGNNEAKIVEFNDKGYIRVVTPKSAIQGVVDVYIVNNDAGTSPKIKYTYEGSNPKIGTITPSVGKRQGGEKVDVVGQNFKENYISLFNKEGKEERKSTYLVRFGEITNRDIPREGENSGLIYGGKATIKLPGELKVEYELIQEKPTIKLYLEHNKKIYSGQYEYTGGEKFIDLKGLKDSEGNNYSGFELVKVEVVDNRVFVDRGYSPNVAFKSNTQLEVDTPTYHVIGNVNVVVENPDGISNKAVFLYKNPDSKPKITNVKRDGQNPVPGDDGKILIQRVNVKSQSIITIEGTDFRDVEKVQIGNVEAITTFLLDNKDSNKNTITFKMPIVEGKVNKDMLYPVIVVNDDGGTGSSAESIPRPIYIQFTSGESEPSITSIEPDRGPATGGTKVKIIGNDFRKTMEGYEGEKLKVYFGESKVEDKNIKFIDYKTIEVIVPPGKTLGQVPVRVENPDGSLCEGNINFNYISKPTIEGVSPDRLFTNDTKTEVTITGEQFLPNAKVVVGGKIVDKKDLKKDMQIMGEGILEVDAQGKNREVAVVGGMEAATVKVENENTIKVTFKEAKELENVNLIIINPDGGISDPYDKFRYEKPVPSKPLVLEGIPGYESTVKLIWSKSGEDILNKATRYEIYGKKAIDSEYTFIGDTSLAEFLVKGLEPNTEYIFMVRALNEHGAAIDFATVKVRTLSIREDEKLKEKEDKLKEEEKKLKEKGKEEVIEGKMVKILGTDDLLGGVGTIDFSLAKYKKYDKFIVSIPVSMVRKDSRLTIKDRTFSLILNPRDLYTHEVSKKDSGNTDAYIRIHFERNGERHLPRGKKASSKSYDIYFDYQYGKETLEIENMLKNGKLFIEYDSIAYPNRKDFYLARLDEKKGNYVFVKKGNSTDINKSGKYILLSNR